One genomic segment of Suttonella sp. R2A3 includes these proteins:
- the carB gene encoding carbamoyl-phosphate synthase large subunit, which translates to MPKRNDLQSILIIGAGPIIIGQACEFDYSGAQACKALRNEGFRVILVNSNPATIMTDPEMADATYIEPIQWQTVEKIIAKERPDAILPTMGGQTALNCALDLAKHGVLERYGVELIGASVKAIETAEDRDLFKKAMDEIGLGSAKSFAVHSMDEARTAQAELGFPVIIRPSFTLGGSGGGIAYNRDEFEEITAHGLDLSPTNEVLLEESLLGWKEFEMEVVRDKADNAIIVCAIENFDPMGVHTGDSITVAPAQTLTDKEYQNLRDASIAILRKIGVETGGSNVQFAINPDDGRVIVIEMNPRVSRSSALASKATGFPIASVAARLAVGYTLDELKNDITGGVTPASFEPSIDYVVTKIPRFDFAKFKQSNRRLNTQMRSVGEVMAIGRTFKESFNKALRGLENDHYGLDRPQYDGELAEAVATPTPERLFYVAEALREGWTIDELYQTCAIDPWFLAQMAELIAMEAPLRDQGIDALNDAQTLLTYKRAGFSDAFLADCCEVQEAEIRALRHKHEIHPVYKRVDSCAAEFASATAYLYSTYEPFCEAAPSDNRKVMILGGGPNRIGQGIEFDYCCVHAALALKADGIETIMVNCNPETVSTDFDTADRLYFEPLTLEDVLEIVRVEQPDGVIVQYGGQTPLKLARALEAAGVNIIGTPPDAIDRAEDRERFQALLNDLNLLQPPNRIASSSEEARVKAQEIGYPLVVRPSYVLGGRAMDIVYQDADLANYMQEAIVVSPDAPILLDRFLNDAIEVDIDVISDGTNVIIGGIMEHIEAAGVHSGDSACSLPPYRLSEEITTEIAAQARAMALALGVVGLMNAQFAVQGDTIYILEVNPRASRTVPFVSKATGRPLAKIAARCMAGQTLAEQGISGDIVPDLFAVKEAVFPFAKFQNVDPLLGPEMKSTGEVMGLGATFAEAFHKAIRGAGETLPQPGGTVFVSVRDEDKAQALEMSRALTEAGYRIIATTGTAAYLSEHGVNCERVNKVAQGRPHIVDHIINGDIDMIVNTTAGKKSVSDSYSIRRQALMHKVFYSTTIAGGLATAYALNHRDEETVRSLQSIHG; encoded by the coding sequence ATGCCTAAACGTAATGACCTCCAATCTATCCTCATTATTGGCGCAGGACCGATCATCATTGGTCAGGCGTGTGAATTTGATTATTCTGGCGCACAAGCGTGTAAAGCGCTAAGAAACGAAGGGTTTCGCGTTATTCTGGTGAATTCCAACCCAGCGACGATCATGACTGACCCAGAGATGGCTGATGCAACGTATATCGAGCCGATTCAGTGGCAAACGGTTGAAAAGATCATCGCCAAAGAACGCCCTGATGCGATTTTGCCAACCATGGGCGGACAAACCGCGCTTAACTGCGCGCTTGATCTTGCCAAACATGGGGTCCTCGAACGCTATGGCGTTGAGCTGATCGGCGCATCGGTCAAAGCGATTGAAACCGCCGAAGATCGCGACTTATTTAAAAAAGCGATGGATGAAATCGGCTTAGGCAGCGCTAAATCCTTTGCCGTACATTCGATGGATGAAGCGCGTACCGCGCAAGCAGAATTAGGCTTCCCAGTGATCATTCGCCCGTCTTTCACCTTAGGCGGCTCCGGTGGCGGTATCGCGTACAACCGCGATGAATTTGAAGAAATCACCGCCCACGGCCTCGATTTATCACCGACCAATGAAGTATTACTCGAAGAATCGCTGCTTGGCTGGAAAGAGTTTGAGATGGAAGTGGTGCGCGATAAAGCCGATAACGCGATTATTGTCTGCGCGATTGAGAACTTCGATCCGATGGGCGTACATACTGGTGACTCAATTACCGTAGCACCAGCGCAGACCTTAACTGATAAGGAATACCAAAACCTGCGTGATGCCTCGATCGCGATTTTGCGTAAAATCGGCGTTGAAACCGGCGGTTCGAATGTGCAATTTGCCATTAATCCTGACGATGGGCGCGTGATTGTGATTGAGATGAACCCTCGTGTATCCCGCTCATCAGCGCTGGCTTCAAAAGCAACCGGATTCCCAATTGCCTCGGTGGCAGCAAGATTGGCGGTTGGTTACACGCTTGATGAACTAAAAAATGATATCACCGGCGGGGTCACACCAGCCTCATTTGAGCCAAGTATCGATTATGTAGTCACCAAAATCCCACGCTTTGACTTTGCCAAGTTCAAACAAAGCAACCGCCGCTTAAACACACAAATGCGCTCGGTTGGTGAAGTAATGGCGATTGGCCGCACCTTCAAAGAATCGTTTAACAAAGCGTTGCGTGGCCTGGAGAATGACCACTACGGCTTAGATCGTCCGCAATACGACGGTGAACTCGCTGAAGCGGTTGCCACACCAACCCCTGAACGCCTGTTTTATGTCGCTGAAGCCTTGCGCGAAGGTTGGACAATTGATGAACTTTATCAAACCTGCGCGATTGATCCGTGGTTTTTAGCACAAATGGCTGAATTGATCGCGATGGAAGCGCCGTTACGTGATCAAGGCATTGACGCGCTCAACGATGCGCAAACACTGCTCACTTATAAGCGCGCTGGTTTTAGTGATGCCTTTTTGGCTGATTGCTGCGAGGTGCAAGAAGCCGAAATTCGTGCCCTGCGTCACAAACACGAGATCCACCCGGTTTATAAACGCGTTGATTCCTGCGCGGCAGAATTTGCCAGCGCCACCGCCTATTTATACTCCACCTACGAGCCGTTCTGTGAAGCAGCGCCTAGCGATAATCGCAAAGTGATGATTCTTGGTGGTGGGCCAAACCGCATTGGCCAAGGGATCGAGTTTGATTATTGCTGTGTACACGCCGCTTTGGCGCTCAAAGCTGACGGCATTGAAACGATTATGGTCAACTGTAACCCAGAAACCGTTTCTACCGATTTTGACACCGCCGATCGCCTCTATTTTGAGCCATTAACACTCGAAGATGTGTTAGAAATCGTGCGTGTGGAACAGCCTGATGGCGTAATCGTGCAATACGGTGGGCAAACGCCGCTGAAATTAGCGCGTGCACTTGAAGCTGCCGGGGTAAACATCATCGGCACACCGCCTGATGCGATTGATCGCGCTGAAGACCGCGAACGTTTCCAGGCGCTGCTTAACGACTTAAACCTCTTACAGCCACCAAACCGTATTGCGAGCAGCAGCGAAGAAGCGCGCGTTAAAGCGCAAGAAATTGGCTATCCGCTGGTGGTTCGTCCGTCATACGTGCTTGGTGGTCGTGCGATGGACATCGTATATCAAGATGCGGATTTAGCGAACTACATGCAAGAAGCGATCGTGGTCTCTCCTGATGCGCCAATTTTGCTCGACCGCTTTTTAAACGATGCGATTGAGGTCGATATTGACGTAATCAGCGATGGTACAAACGTCATCATCGGCGGCATCATGGAACACATCGAGGCCGCCGGCGTGCATTCCGGCGATTCAGCTTGCTCACTCCCGCCATACCGCTTAAGCGAAGAAATCACCACAGAAATTGCTGCGCAGGCGCGTGCGATGGCCTTAGCGCTCGGTGTGGTTGGCCTGATGAACGCGCAATTTGCCGTGCAAGGCGACACGATTTACATTCTTGAGGTGAACCCTCGCGCTTCGCGTACCGTACCGTTTGTTTCTAAAGCGACTGGGCGTCCGCTGGCAAAAATCGCCGCGCGCTGCATGGCCGGACAAACGTTGGCTGAACAAGGCATCAGCGGCGATATTGTGCCGGATTTATTCGCAGTTAAAGAAGCTGTGTTCCCGTTTGCCAAGTTCCAAAATGTCGATCCACTGCTAGGCCCGGAAATGAAATCAACCGGTGAAGTGATGGGGCTCGGCGCAACCTTTGCCGAAGCGTTTCATAAAGCGATACGTGGCGCTGGTGAAACTTTGCCTCAACCCGGTGGCACAGTTTTTGTTTCGGTACGTGATGAGGATAAAGCCCAGGCGCTGGAGATGTCGCGCGCCTTAACCGAGGCTGGCTATCGGATTATCGCGACCACTGGCACAGCGGCGTATCTAAGCGAACATGGCGTAAATTGTGAGCGGGTGAACAAGGTCGCACAAGGACGTCCGCATATCGTTGACCATATTATCAATGGCGATATTGATATGATTGTGAACACTACAGCGGGTAAAAAATCGGTGTCCGACTCGTATTCGATTCGCCGCCAAGCATTGATGCATAAAGTCTTTTACTCGACCACGATTGCCGGCGGCCTGGCAACTGCCTATGCGCTCAATCATCGCGATGAAGAAACGGTGCGCAGCCTGCAATCGATACATGGCTAA
- the leuE gene encoding leucine efflux protein LeuE gives MFGITDLSTYIIGTVAIILLPGPNSMFCLAVAGQYGAKIAYRAVAAIFIGDGILMLASALGAASFLKANPQWFDVLRLAGALYLAYIGITLIIGAYHKWQRKPKPAKLSTKVRARRVFTKALTLSLMNPKAILFFLSFFVQFVDPAYPQPYLSFFILAFILQIISMIYLSVLIFAGVRLVRAFQTHYRAGATGMGAIGTLFMGFAAKLWQASI, from the coding sequence ATGTTCGGCATTACCGACCTAAGCACTTATATCATTGGCACGGTGGCGATTATTCTACTCCCCGGACCAAACTCGATGTTTTGCTTGGCGGTAGCGGGTCAATACGGCGCTAAAATCGCCTACCGCGCAGTCGCCGCCATTTTTATCGGCGATGGCATTTTGATGTTGGCTTCAGCGCTTGGCGCAGCCTCATTTCTAAAAGCCAACCCACAGTGGTTTGACGTCTTACGTTTAGCAGGCGCGCTGTATCTCGCCTACATCGGTATCACACTTATTATAGGTGCTTACCATAAATGGCAACGCAAGCCGAAACCGGCCAAACTCAGCACCAAAGTACGCGCAAGACGGGTATTCACCAAAGCGCTGACGCTCAGCTTAATGAACCCAAAAGCGATTTTATTTTTTCTGTCGTTTTTTGTGCAATTTGTTGACCCAGCATACCCACAGCCCTACCTCAGCTTTTTTATTTTGGCTTTTATCTTGCAGATCATCAGCATGATCTATCTGAGCGTACTGATTTTTGCCGGCGTTCGTTTGGTACGCGCCTTTCAAACGCATTACCGCGCAGGTGCAACCGGCATGGGCGCCATTGGGACTTTATTTATGGGCTTTGCCGCCAAACTTTGGCAGGCAAGCATTTGA
- the carA gene encoding glutamine-hydrolyzing carbamoyl-phosphate synthase small subunit, translated as MQRVAILALADGSVFRGRAIGADGMRCGELVFNTSMTGYQEILTDPSYDQQIVTLTYPHIGNTGVNTLDVESSKTHAAGLVVRDVPELYSSWRAEQSLPDYLRDNNIIGIADIDTRELTRRLRTHGTQNACLMAGDEIDENEAIAAAKAHPSMSGQDLASGVSVKEQQPWSGESIWQIDSNAYAKQQDAHWHVLAYDFGTKSNIFRLLAEHGCRVTIVPAHTTAEEALALNPDGIFLSNGPGDPEPLTDIVATIQTFIEHKIPTFGICLGHQLLGLACGAKTLKMNHGHHGANHPVQDLDSKQVMITSQNHGFAVDEATLPENVRATHRSLFDGTLQGLAYTDAPAFGFQGHPEASAGPRDSEPLFTRFIDAMKQASK; from the coding sequence GTGCAAAGAGTGGCGATTTTAGCTTTGGCAGATGGCAGTGTTTTTCGGGGTCGCGCCATCGGTGCAGACGGCATGCGCTGCGGCGAACTGGTGTTTAACACCTCGATGACTGGCTATCAGGAAATCCTCACCGATCCGTCTTATGACCAACAAATCGTTACCCTCACCTACCCTCATATTGGTAATACTGGCGTTAACACGCTTGATGTTGAATCATCGAAAACCCACGCTGCGGGTTTAGTCGTGCGCGATGTTCCTGAGCTTTACAGCTCGTGGCGCGCTGAACAATCATTGCCTGATTACCTGCGTGATAACAATATTATTGGCATCGCCGATATCGATACTCGCGAGCTCACCCGTCGTCTGCGCACCCATGGCACACAAAATGCCTGCTTGATGGCTGGCGATGAGATCGATGAAAACGAAGCGATTGCTGCCGCTAAAGCGCACCCTTCGATGAGCGGGCAAGACCTTGCCAGCGGGGTGAGCGTTAAAGAACAGCAGCCTTGGTCGGGCGAGTCCATCTGGCAAATTGACAGCAATGCTTATGCCAAGCAACAGGACGCGCACTGGCATGTGCTCGCCTACGACTTTGGCACAAAAAGCAACATCTTCCGCTTACTTGCCGAGCACGGCTGCCGCGTCACCATAGTACCTGCACATACTACCGCCGAAGAGGCGCTAGCGCTCAACCCTGATGGTATTTTCCTATCTAATGGCCCAGGCGATCCTGAACCACTCACCGACATCGTCGCCACTATTCAAACCTTTATTGAGCACAAAATCCCCACCTTTGGCATCTGCTTAGGACACCAGTTACTTGGGCTCGCCTGTGGCGCGAAAACGCTGAAAATGAATCACGGTCATCATGGTGCGAACCATCCGGTACAAGACCTGGACAGCAAACAGGTGATGATCACCTCACAAAACCACGGCTTTGCTGTCGATGAGGCGACTTTGCCAGAGAATGTTCGCGCCACCCACCGCTCACTCTTTGACGGTACATTACAAGGCCTGGCCTACACCGATGCGCCAGCTTTTGGCTTTCAAGGCCACCCAGAGGCCAGCGCTGGCCCGCGCGATTCAGAACCGTTATTCACCCGCTTTATTGACGCCATGAAACAGGCGAGCAAATAA
- the menA gene encoding 1,4-dihydroxy-2-naphthoate octaprenyltransferase: MSGLHLLELIRPRTLLLSIAVMLPGNAMAAAYGAFSALTFALMLLTTIGLQSLSNIANDYGDGIRGTDEHRSGPRRLVASGILGVSTAKHIMMVCAILTLLSGALLIAISVQSWAQALDFMVLGIIAILAAIGYTVGRYAYGYYGLGEVAVFLFFGLLAVCGSYYLQTAHYSAPVWLIAIGCGLLAATVLHINNLRDIETDHSSGKHTIAVCLGWQLARWQQLFMMTIALLCYACYAIITNYWFSLLWLLALPLIIKHLRIILRAKQPAIVGKELKAIVQINLWINALFALGHLFV, translated from the coding sequence TTGAGCGGTCTTCACCTCCTTGAACTCATTCGCCCACGCACGCTGTTACTCTCTATCGCCGTCATGCTCCCCGGTAACGCCATGGCAGCCGCTTATGGCGCTTTTTCCGCACTCACCTTTGCGCTGATGCTGCTAACCACCATCGGCCTGCAATCGTTATCGAATATCGCCAATGATTATGGCGATGGCATCCGCGGCACAGACGAACACCGCTCAGGCCCTCGACGCTTAGTTGCCAGCGGTATCTTAGGTGTGAGCACGGCAAAGCACATCATGATGGTGTGTGCGATCTTAACCCTGTTAAGTGGCGCATTACTGATTGCGATCAGCGTCCAAAGCTGGGCTCAGGCGCTGGATTTTATGGTGCTTGGAATTATCGCGATACTCGCCGCCATCGGCTATACCGTAGGTCGCTACGCCTACGGCTATTACGGTCTTGGCGAGGTCGCTGTTTTTCTCTTTTTTGGCCTGCTCGCTGTTTGTGGCAGCTATTATTTACAAACCGCGCATTACAGCGCGCCAGTGTGGCTGATCGCCATCGGCTGTGGTTTACTCGCCGCCACTGTGCTGCATATCAATAACTTACGCGACATCGAAACCGACCACTCTAGCGGCAAACACACGATTGCCGTTTGTCTGGGTTGGCAGTTAGCACGCTGGCAACAGCTGTTTATGATGACTATCGCCCTACTCTGCTACGCCTGTTATGCCATTATCACTAACTATTGGTTCTCGCTGCTATGGTTGCTCGCGCTACCGCTGATTATCAAACATCTGCGCATCATCCTGCGCGCAAAACAACCAGCGATAGTCGGCAAAGAGCTTAAAGCCATCGTGCAAATTAATTTATGGATTAACGCCTTATTCGCTCTTGGCCATTTATTCGTTTAA
- a CDS encoding tRNA (cytidine(34)-2'-O)-methyltransferase yields MMHIALFQPQIPPNTGNVIRLCANTATTLHLIHPLGFVWDDKRLRRAGMDYAEFAAVIHHDHWDAFYQAMGERTIWALTTRGTRSVYDAHFSEDDVLLFGSETAGLSLQAHAALATEHKLRLPMHADSRSLNLSNSVAVVLYEALRQTGFAGLL; encoded by the coding sequence ATCATGCATATCGCACTCTTTCAACCGCAGATTCCCCCCAATACGGGTAATGTAATTCGTCTCTGCGCGAATACTGCCACCACCCTGCATCTGATTCACCCGCTGGGTTTTGTGTGGGATGACAAGCGCCTGCGTCGTGCGGGGATGGATTATGCGGAGTTTGCCGCGGTCATCCATCACGACCATTGGGACGCTTTTTATCAGGCGATGGGCGAGCGAACCATTTGGGCGCTCACCACACGTGGTACGCGGAGCGTATACGATGCGCACTTTAGCGAAGACGATGTACTGCTTTTTGGTAGCGAAACCGCAGGTCTTTCGCTACAAGCACATGCCGCGTTAGCCACCGAACACAAACTACGTCTACCGATGCACGCCGATTCACGCAGCCTCAATTTATCGAACAGCGTTGCCGTGGTACTCTATGAGGCCTTGCGCCAAACTGGCTTTGCTGGATTATTATAA